CTTGAAATAGATTCATTAATGAGGATATTTCTTGTTTTGGCCTTTTCCAATTTTCGGTAGAAAAAGCATATAATGTCAAAATACCTATACCAACTTTAATTGATTCAGCAATTACCATTTTAACAGTTTTAACGCCAGCTTTATGCCCAGCAAAACGTGGCAAATTGCGCTTCTTTGCCCATCTGCCATTTCCATCCATTATAATAGATAAATGATTTGGGATTACCATGAACCTTGTTCTATTTAAATTATTTTTATTATTTTTTAACATGCATTATACTTACCTTTTCTTATAAAAAAACCCCCATTTTTTAAAAAAATTCATTAATACATTCTATTTATATAATAATCTGGGGGAAATTTATTATATTTAATAATAACCTTTTGTGTTTTTTAAGTGAGAATCTTATAAACCATCCTCTCAAGGAAATAATTTTATCTTAATCATACTTTCATTATTTCTATTTCTTTTGTTTTACAAATTTCATCAAGTTCTTTAATAAAGGAATCCGTTAAATCCTGTACTTTTTTAAAAATTTCCTTACTTTGATCCTCAGAAATATCACTATTTTTTTCGAGTCTTTTAACTTGGTCATTAATTTCTCTTCTTACGTTTCTAATAGCAACTTTCCCTGATTCAATCTCTTTTTTTACTACTTTCACTATTTCTTTCCTTCGCTCTTCGGATAAAGGAGGAATTGATAGCCGGATAACAGTTCCATCACTATTAGGAGTTAATCCAATATCAGCTTTCCAAATGGCTTTTTCAACCTCGCTAACAAAATTTTTATCCCATGGTTGTATCACGATTAAATCAGATTCGGGGACAGTAATATTAGCGATTTCTTTTAGGGGAGTTAAAACACCATAATATTCAATTTTAATTTTTTCAACTAAAGCAGTCGAAGCCCTTCCAGTTCTAATTTGAGATAATTCTTCCTTAGTTATTTCTATTGCCTTTTTCATTTTGTAATCAGCTTCTTTTGTTATCTCAAGTAACATATTTAATCCTCCTTCACAATGGTTCCAATAGGTTCTCCTAAAATTACTTTCTTAATATTACCAGGTAAATTCAAATTAAATACAATTACTGGTACTTTATTTTCCATGCATAACGAGATGGAAGTTGCATCCATTACTTTTAAATTTTTATTTAAAAATTCAAGAAAACTTATCTTTTTAAATTTTAAAGCATTGGTATTAACTAGGGGATCTGATTCATAAATACCATCAACTTTAGTGGCTTTTAGTATTGCATCAGCTTCTAACTCTATTGCTCTCAAGGCTGCGGCAGTATCGGTGGTAAAAAAGGGGTGACCAGTGCCAGCTGCCAGGATAACAATACGTCCTTTTTCTAAATGTCTTATTGCTCTTCTTCTAATATAAGGCTCGGCAATTGATCTCATTTCAATGGCTGTCTGTACTCTTGTTTCAATATTAAGTTTTTCTAAAAAATCTTGTAAGGCAAGAGCGTTAATAACCGTACCTAGCATCCCCATATAATCAGCAGAAACCTGGTTGATACCCTTAGCAGTAGCCTCTCTTCCTCTAAAAATGTTTCCTCCTCCTATAACAACAGCAATCTGAATTCCCATCTGTTTTATTTCCGCTAATTCAGCAGAGATGAACTTAACACGCTCAATTTCAATACCAACTTTTTTTTCACCGGAGAAAGACTCTCCTCCTAATTTCAATAATATCCTTTTATAAATAGATTGTTCTTTTTTCATTTTACTCGAATTTATTAATTTATTTTAGAAAGGGTAAAATTTATCAAGAGTAGATTATAAAAAATATATTATATCTACTCACCCAGTTGATATCTCACAAATCTTTTAATTTGGATATTTTCTTTTAATTTAGATATGGTTTCTAAAATTAATTGATTAACATCGATCTCGGGATTACGAATATAATCTTGCTCAATTAAACAATGTTCTTTTAAAAATTTATTTAATTTCCCCTCTACAATATTATCAATTACCTTTTCCGGTTTATTGGTATTTTTCAATTGACTGCAATAAATTTCTTTTTCTTTCTGGATTATATCTTCTGGTACATCTTCCCTTTTGATATATTTAGGATTGGTAGCTGCAATCTGTAGGGTAATATTTTTTGCCAGATCATTAAATTCTTGAGTTTTAGCAACAAAGTCAGTCTCACAATTAATTTCCAGAAGTACACCAACCCTACCATTTAAATGGATATACGATACAATTCTTCCATTTAAAACTTTTCGCCCTAATTTTGAGGTCGCAGCTTGAATACCCTTTTTACGTAGATAATCAACTGCCTTTTCTAAATCTCCATTAGTATGTGTTAGTGCTTTTTTACAATCCATCATACCAGCACCAGTTTTCTCTCTCAACTCTTTCACTAGTTCAGCTTTAATAGTCATTTTTCCTAGCTCTCCTTATATGTTGAACTTATACACAAAATTATACATTATACAGCAATTTTAACATTATCTTTTAGAGATATTTTTTTACCTTCCATAACAGCATCAGCAATAACAGATGTCAATAATTTAATTGCTCTTATTGCATCATCATTGCCAGGAATTATATAGTCAATCTCTTCTGGATTACAGTTAGTATCAACAACTGCTACTATAGGTATAGATAGTTTTCTAGCTTCTGTTACTGCGTTTCTTTCTCTTTTAGGATCAATAATAAATAAGGTATCTGGTAGTTTTTCCATATTTTTAATACCCGTTAAGAGCCTTTCAAGCTTTTCTTGTTCTCTTTTTAAAATAATAACTTCTTTTTTCGGTAATAAAGAAAATTGACCGCTCTTTTCCATTTCTTCTAACTGGAAAAGACGCTTCACTCTTTGATTAATGGTATTAAAATTGGTCAATGTGCCACCAAGCCATCTATAATTAATATAAGGCATACCACATCTCTCTGCTTCAGAGTTAATAGATTCTTGTGCTTGTTTTTTTGTTCCTACAAATAAAATAGTGCCATTTTTACTGGAAAGTTCACGTACAAAGTTATAAGCATCATCAATAAGTTTAACTGTTTGTTGCAAGTCTATAATATAAATATTATTTCTTTCAGTAAAAATATAGGATCTCATTCTGGGATCCCAACGTCTTTTTTGGTGTCCAAAATGTACACCAGATTCTAACAATTGTTTCATTGATACAACACTCAAATGGTCACTCTCCTTTTTTAATATCTATTTTAAAATCTATTAATATTTTAATAAATACATATTTTTTAAATCATATAATTCTTAATTCTTAATAATTTAACGTATTTCTTCTTTGAATATTTTCAATTCAAATATATTGAAATAAATTAAACTATACTACAAAACCAAATAAGTATAACATACTTAGATTTGTTATTCAAGTTAGATATTTATAATTTTAATAAAATATTATGCATTATAGTTCATTTAATAGTATATCTACAATAAGGCTTTGTAGGATGGTATTAAAAAATAATAAACTTTCTAGAAAGTACAATTAATTATAATCTTTTTCAGTTTATATACTATCAATAATATATTAACCAAACTTTTCTGAAGCAATA
This is a stretch of genomic DNA from Atribacterota bacterium. It encodes these proteins:
- the pyrH gene encoding UMP kinase; its protein translation is MKKEQSIYKRILLKLGGESFSGEKKVGIEIERVKFISAELAEIKQMGIQIAVVIGGGNIFRGREATAKGINQVSADYMGMLGTVINALALQDFLEKLNIETRVQTAIEMRSIAEPYIRRRAIRHLEKGRIVILAAGTGHPFFTTDTAAALRAIELEADAILKATKVDGIYESDPLVNTNALKFKKISFLEFLNKNLKVMDATSISLCMENKVPVIVFNLNLPGNIKKVILGEPIGTIVKED
- the frr gene encoding ribosome recycling factor, which produces MLLEITKEADYKMKKAIEITKEELSQIRTGRASTALVEKIKIEYYGVLTPLKEIANITVPESDLIVIQPWDKNFVSEVEKAIWKADIGLTPNSDGTVIRLSIPPLSEERRKEIVKVVKKEIESGKVAIRNVRREINDQVKRLEKNSDISEDQSKEIFKKVQDLTDSFIKELDEICKTKEIEIMKV
- the tsf gene encoding translation elongation factor Ts, which gives rise to MTIKAELVKELREKTGAGMMDCKKALTHTNGDLEKAVDYLRKKGIQAATSKLGRKVLNGRIVSYIHLNGRVGVLLEINCETDFVAKTQEFNDLAKNITLQIAATNPKYIKREDVPEDIIQKEKEIYCSQLKNTNKPEKVIDNIVEGKLNKFLKEHCLIEQDYIRNPEIDVNQLILETISKLKENIQIKRFVRYQLGE
- the rpsB gene encoding 30S ribosomal protein S2, which produces MSVVSMKQLLESGVHFGHQKRRWDPRMRSYIFTERNNIYIIDLQQTVKLIDDAYNFVRELSSKNGTILFVGTKKQAQESINSEAERCGMPYINYRWLGGTLTNFNTINQRVKRLFQLEEMEKSGQFSLLPKKEVIILKREQEKLERLLTGIKNMEKLPDTLFIIDPKRERNAVTEARKLSIPIVAVVDTNCNPEEIDYIIPGNDDAIRAIKLLTSVIADAVMEGKKISLKDNVKIAV